From Macrobrachium rosenbergii isolate ZJJX-2024 chromosome 55, ASM4041242v1, whole genome shotgun sequence, a single genomic window includes:
- the LOC136835550 gene encoding uncharacterized protein isoform X1, producing MNNPSSPTPPPSPESLPSSSDDCHDIPRENISDFSEVSPSVPGTSPFSSAMSSISSSMANASMEPTSSTSSFSVPLMSSQDGLGPANGEAMVEESSNHSIDCFPVAFPASLDQCPSSSKSKLDSAATFQSSCSPNPFSSEVSSSNMDVDMPPFSSSNHVNSVDNEAGCEWPADSSEGAAIPSFSHATQDIPPSAVGETMVSRSTWQVNCSKNNTKSESSSSHWTSEVYHGSAGTNDVSSTGSPESHKHSDRSSCRSRWASEESDIHVGEPTASTSSCPRDPVNSSLDVESSSTSWCQESSEGAVGLSWQCDSPNSAAMGPSISPSSSSTAIGASLSLSPWPPPLSSNGHSGASAGISSSTQHYPNNPNINSTSVPHGDIPPQVLSWRTRASSSPISLTRVAPTTPPPRPPTPPCPATPSSRHRAAHNQYPPSPRRSVSPQDRLHSPSTVRRSVSPPLRHHSRSTPPTPSRRSVSPPLRSRGLTQRLASPRRSVSPISLNQPLAQPPSPSGRHRLSPRPRSARTPSPRPPRPPNSTPEPSPSPSQHSPRPHHAKMRGR from the exons ATGAACAACCCATCATCCCCTACACCCCCTCCATCTCCTGAATCACTCCCATCGTCCTCTGATGATTGCCATGATATCCCAAGAGAAAATATATCTGACTTCTCTGAAGTCTCTCCCTCTGTGCCTGGGACTTCACCCTTCTCTTCAGCAATGTCCTCTATATCATCATCAATGGCTAATGCTTCTATGGAACCTACTTCCTCCACCAGTTCTTTTTCAGTTCCACTGATGTCTTCGCAGGATGGGTTGGGACCTGCTAATGGTGAAGCAATGGTCGAAGAGTCAAGTAACCACAGTATTGATTGCTTTCCAGTGGCATTTCCAGCTTCACTAGACCAGTGCCCGAGCTCTTCGAAAAGCAAGTTAGATTCTGCAGCTACTTTCCAGTCTTCATGCTCACCAAACCCCTTTTCCTCAGAAGTCTCAAGCTCTAACATGGATGTTGATATGCCACCTTTTTCATCCAGTAACCATGTCAATTCTGTAGATAATGAAGCAGGATGTGAGTGGCCAGCAGATTCATCTGAAGGTGCTGCAATACCATCTTTTTCTCATGCTACTCAAGATATTCCTCCCAGTGCTGTGGGTGAAACCATGGTGTCACGCTCAACATGGCAGGTCAACTGTTCCAAAAACAATACCAAATCAGAAAGTTCATCATCCCACTGGACTTCAGAGGTGTATCATGGTAGTGCTGGAACTAACGATGTAAGTTCCACGGGATCTCCTGAGTCCCATAAGCATAGCGATAGAAGTAGCTGTAGATCCAGGTGGGCCTCAGAGGAGTCAGACATTCATGTAGGAGAGCCTACTGCTTCAACATCATCTTGCCCACGGGATCCAGTCAATTCCTCCTTAGATGTTGAATCTTCATCCACATCTTGGTGTCAGGAATCTTCTGAGGGTGCTGTTGGATTATCTTGGCAATGTGATTCTCCTAATTCAGCTGCTATGGGTCCTAGCATTTCACCATCATCTTCTTCCACTGCTATTGGTGCCAGCTTGTCTCTGTCTCCATGGCCACCACCTTTATCTTCAAATGGACATTCTGGAGCATCAGCAGGTATATCATCTTCTACACAGCATTATCCTAATAATCCAAATATTAACTCTACCTCTGTTCCTCATGGGGACATCCCTCCCCAGGTGCTGTCTTGGCGGACTCGTGCCTCATCAAGCCCCATAAGTTTAACTCGTGTGGCACCCACTACTCCACCACCTAGACCACCAACACCTCCGTGCCCAGCAACACCTTCCAGTCGTCATAGAGCAGCTCACAACCAATACCCCCCATCACCAAGGCGCTCTGTATCTCCACAAGATCGGCTCCACTCTCCTTCAACAGTAAGACGCTCTGTATCTCCCCCCTTGCGCCACCATTCCAGATCTACGCCACCAACACCAAGCCGAAGATCTGTATCACCGCCACTGCGCAGTCGAGGTCTCACACAGAGACTGGCATCCCCAAGGAGATCGGTATCACCAATATCTTTAAACCAGCCACTGGCACAACCACCATCTCCCTCAGGGAGGCACAGATTAAGTCCAAGGCCAAG GTCAGCAAGAACTCCTAGTCCTCGCCCACCAAGACCACCAAATTCTACTCCAGAGCCGAGCCCCAGTCCTTCCCAGCATTCGCCCCGGCCGCACCATGCGAAAATGAGAGGGAGGTAA
- the LOC136835550 gene encoding uncharacterized protein isoform X2: MNNPSSPTPPPSPESLPSSSDDCHDIPRENISDFSEVSPSVPGTSPFSSAMSSISSSMANASMEPTSSTSSFSVPLMSSQDGLGPANGEAMVEESSNHSIDCFPVAFPASLDQCPSSSKSKLDSAATFQSSCSPNPFSSEVSSSNMDVDMPPFSSSNHVNSVDNEAGCEWPADSSEGAAIPSFSHATQDIPPSAVGETMVSRSTWQVNCSKNNTKSESSSSHWTSEVYHGSAGTNDVSSTGSPESHKHSDRSSCRSRWASEESDIHVGEPTASTSSCPRDPVNSSLDVESSSTSWCQESSEGAVGLSWQCDSPNSAAMGPSISPSSSSTAIGASLSLSPWPPPLSSNGHSGASAGISSSTQHYPNNPNINSTSVPHGDIPPQVLSWRTRASSSPISLTRVAPTTPPPRPPTPPCPATPSSRHRAAHNQYPPSPRRSVSPQDRLHSPSTVRRSVSPPLRHHSRSTPPTPSRRSVSPPLRSRGLTQRLASPRRSVSPISLNQPLAQPPSPSGRHRLSPRPR; this comes from the coding sequence ATGAACAACCCATCATCCCCTACACCCCCTCCATCTCCTGAATCACTCCCATCGTCCTCTGATGATTGCCATGATATCCCAAGAGAAAATATATCTGACTTCTCTGAAGTCTCTCCCTCTGTGCCTGGGACTTCACCCTTCTCTTCAGCAATGTCCTCTATATCATCATCAATGGCTAATGCTTCTATGGAACCTACTTCCTCCACCAGTTCTTTTTCAGTTCCACTGATGTCTTCGCAGGATGGGTTGGGACCTGCTAATGGTGAAGCAATGGTCGAAGAGTCAAGTAACCACAGTATTGATTGCTTTCCAGTGGCATTTCCAGCTTCACTAGACCAGTGCCCGAGCTCTTCGAAAAGCAAGTTAGATTCTGCAGCTACTTTCCAGTCTTCATGCTCACCAAACCCCTTTTCCTCAGAAGTCTCAAGCTCTAACATGGATGTTGATATGCCACCTTTTTCATCCAGTAACCATGTCAATTCTGTAGATAATGAAGCAGGATGTGAGTGGCCAGCAGATTCATCTGAAGGTGCTGCAATACCATCTTTTTCTCATGCTACTCAAGATATTCCTCCCAGTGCTGTGGGTGAAACCATGGTGTCACGCTCAACATGGCAGGTCAACTGTTCCAAAAACAATACCAAATCAGAAAGTTCATCATCCCACTGGACTTCAGAGGTGTATCATGGTAGTGCTGGAACTAACGATGTAAGTTCCACGGGATCTCCTGAGTCCCATAAGCATAGCGATAGAAGTAGCTGTAGATCCAGGTGGGCCTCAGAGGAGTCAGACATTCATGTAGGAGAGCCTACTGCTTCAACATCATCTTGCCCACGGGATCCAGTCAATTCCTCCTTAGATGTTGAATCTTCATCCACATCTTGGTGTCAGGAATCTTCTGAGGGTGCTGTTGGATTATCTTGGCAATGTGATTCTCCTAATTCAGCTGCTATGGGTCCTAGCATTTCACCATCATCTTCTTCCACTGCTATTGGTGCCAGCTTGTCTCTGTCTCCATGGCCACCACCTTTATCTTCAAATGGACATTCTGGAGCATCAGCAGGTATATCATCTTCTACACAGCATTATCCTAATAATCCAAATATTAACTCTACCTCTGTTCCTCATGGGGACATCCCTCCCCAGGTGCTGTCTTGGCGGACTCGTGCCTCATCAAGCCCCATAAGTTTAACTCGTGTGGCACCCACTACTCCACCACCTAGACCACCAACACCTCCGTGCCCAGCAACACCTTCCAGTCGTCATAGAGCAGCTCACAACCAATACCCCCCATCACCAAGGCGCTCTGTATCTCCACAAGATCGGCTCCACTCTCCTTCAACAGTAAGACGCTCTGTATCTCCCCCCTTGCGCCACCATTCCAGATCTACGCCACCAACACCAAGCCGAAGATCTGTATCACCGCCACTGCGCAGTCGAGGTCTCACACAGAGACTGGCATCCCCAAGGAGATCGGTATCACCAATATCTTTAAACCAGCCACTGGCACAACCACCATCTCCCTCAGGGAGGCACAGATTAAGTCCAAGGCCAAGGTAG
- the LOC136835558 gene encoding cubilin-like yields the protein MASVLLQWLVSAILVAFAAAAPQLLDFFSDPTFGTLSSSSTNPPFPSISTAGSSNTPFGTFSTASSNPPFGTFSTASSNPTPFGTFSTASSNPTPFGTFSTASSRPPFGGFSTVGGNPTFGGAFSTVSSNPRTGTFGLTDPIPADTTFPFEFSTLSPTFAPTDFSDVGFTTPFRTFGNSSFRSPCRIHFVTDDVVQWSSPNFGRGEYPNNARCKLSLSSRAPGYATFEFSNQGYDIKSGDFIDFNQPIRMAKLGKIWDGFASPNTIIRGDLPTFNFDVEFRSDSTATGAGFNVTISRKTTDCHLIVNRDGAQTVGTLEAPQEPNYGNGVPSKRSCEWWIRAPEGKRIKLEILNMRITSSVYSEYEENGVVIVDKLGDKYYPELTSLDFVGSTLPQPVRSIGNRMNVIFYSGTLTDAFRARWSVIDA from the exons CTTGACTTCTTCAGCGACCCCACCTTCGGTAcactcagcagcagcagcaccaaccCTCCTTTCCCCTCCATCAGCACCGCCGGCAGTAGCAACACGCCCTTCGGCACCTTCAGCACTGCCAGCAGCAATCCGCCCTTCGGTACCTTCAGCACTGCCAGCAGTAATCCTACGCCCTTCGGGACCTTCAGCACTGCCAGTAGTAATCCTACGCCCTTCGGGACCTTCAGCACCGCCAGCAGTCGCCCGCCCTTCGGAGGTTTCAGCACTGTCGGTGGCAACCCCACCTTCGGTGGCGCCTTCAGCACCGTCAGCAGCAACCCCCGAACCGGCACGTTTGGTTTGACCGATCCTATCCCAGCAGACACAACCTTCCCTTTTGAATTTTCCACCCTGTCGCCTACCTTCGCGCCCACTGACTTCAGTGATGTCGGTTTTACCACGCCCTTCCGCACATTCGGCAATTCCTCCTTCAGGAGTCCTTGCAGAATTCATTTCGTCACCGACGACGTGGTCCAGTGGTCCTCGCCCAACTTCGGAAGGGGGGAATACCCAAACAACGCCCGCTGCAAGCTATCTCTGTCCTCC AGGGCACCAGGATACGCTACATTCGAATTCAGTAACCAAGGCTATGACATCAAGTCCGGCGACTTCATTGACTTCAATCAGCCTATTCGCATGGCCAAGCTTGGTAAAAT CTGGGATGGATTTGCCTCGCCCAACACCATCATCCGTGGGGATCTGCCAACGTTCAACTTCGACGTCGAATTCAGAAGTGACAGCACCGCTACTGGTGCTGGGTTCAATGTCACCATCAGCAGAAAGACTACTGACTGCCACCTg atcGTCAACAGAGACGGGGCCCAAACAGTCGGCACTCTGGAAGCGCCCCAAGAACCCAACTATGGAAATGGTGTCCCATCGAAGAGGTCCTGCGAATGGTGGATTAGG GCTCCCGAGGGAAAACGCATCAAACTTGAGATCCTGAACATGAGAATCACGTCATCGGTCTACAGCGAGTACGAAGAGAATGGCGTCGTGATCGTCGACAAACTTGGCGACAAGTACTATCCCGAGTTGACTAGCTTGGACTTCGTCGGCTCAACCCTCCCACAACCAGTCAGATCCATTGGAAATCGTATGAACGTCATCTTTTACTCCGGGACACTGACCGACGCGTTCAGAGCTCGTTGGTCCGTAATCGATGCGTAA